The Diadema setosum chromosome 1, eeDiaSeto1, whole genome shotgun sequence genome has a window encoding:
- the LOC140231316 gene encoding proton-coupled folate transporter-like — MMEQLRRIITVEPVLFFFMLGSFLQYLALQQLLYEKVCLFEINDTYVCQHLPAFKDEESIVQKSTSYWLIILNVALAVPAIFSTVMLGSWSDRVGRRAPMILPCVGSVVNGVCLLFSALYMDLTIGIMILGSVLMGLLGAYPTLTSAVFSYLGDITQERSRTKRFGFLEAMTFGGSFIGVLTCGIVIDHLGFVAVFIYYIVCNILATLYIVFWLKESSELIKDDATRGSSMKDEVLHSGGTMDGAPQVQEDGTRSCGDSCTQLCRLRNLAEAFKTVARERPNTQRMQLILLISCLFIFQVIGTGENDTTVLYLKKEPLNFTSSQISYYSGTKSGLQTLTLFTLMPCLHWLSVPDCFIAVGALCFRMSGYVVFGLARTLWQVFIVTFLLAPSGLPAATTRAMMSKIVSPAEQGSLFALTAALETVTGVVATIVFNALYPATLHIVGGGFVFILMGTILLIPACLLLVIWYVQKQGVPYQTYQEGNGSQTDLYGDT, encoded by the exons ATGATGGAACAGCTGCGGAGGATCATCACTGTTGAGCCAGTGCTGTTCTTCTTCATGCTGGGGTCCTTCCTGCAGTACTTAGCCCTGCAGCAATTACTGTATGAAAAGGTGTGCCTCTTTGAAATCAATGACACATACGTGTGCCAACACCTCCCAGCATTCAAAGATGAGGAGAGCATTGTGCAAAAGTCCACATCGTACTGGTTAATCATTCTAAATGTGGCACTCGCTGTGCCAGCTATTTTTTCCACGGTCATGCTGGGATCTTGGTCGGACAGAGTTGGCAGGAGGGCACCCATGATTTTGCCGTGCGTTGGCTCCGTGGTTAACGGTGTCTGTCTCCTGTTCAGTGCATTGTACATGGACCTTACCATAGGCATCATGATTCTGGGTTCGGTGCTGATGGGACTGCTTGGCGCATACCCAACCCTCACCTCGGCCGTGTTCAGCTACCTTGGGGACATCACCCAGGAGAGGTCGCGGACGAAGCGGTTTGGCTTCCTGGAGGCCATGACCTTTGGTGGCAGCTTCATTGGTGTTTTGACCTGTGGGATTGTCATTGACCACCTGGGTTTCGTTGCAGTGTTCATCTACTACATCGTGTGCAACATCTTGGCAACCCTCTACATTGTCTTCTGGCTGAAAGAATCCTCTGAACTGATCAAGGACGATGCCACGCGAGGGTCCAGCATGAAAGATGAGGTCCTCCATTCTGGAGGGACCATGGATGGGGCGCCACAGGTGCAGGAGGATGGGACACGGTCGTGTGGCGACTCGTGCACGCAACTGTGTCGTCTCAGAAATCTGGCAGAGGCATTCAAGACTGTCGCAAGAGAAAGACCGAACACGCAAAGAATGCAGCTCATCCTTCTCATCAGCTGCTTATTTATCTTCCAGGTGATTGGTACAG GTGAAAATGACACCACGGTTCTCTACCTGAAGAAAGAGCCGCTGAACTTTACTTCGTCGCAAATAT CGTACTACTCGGGAACTAAGAGTGGACTCCAAACCCTAACACTCTTCACCCTTATGCCATGTCTCCATTGGCTTAGTGTTCCCGACTGCTTCATCGCCGTGGGAGCGCTCTGCTTCCGCATGAGCGGCTACGTTGTCTTTGGTCTCGCTCGCACCCTTTGGCAAGTCTTCATTG TGACCTTTCTGCTGGCTCCATCTGGTCTTCCTGCTGCTACGACGAGGGCCATGATGTCCAAGATTGTTTCCCCAGCTGAACAGG GGAGCCTATTTGCCCTGACGGCTGCCCTGGAGACGGTGACCGGCGTCGTGGCAACCATCGTCTTCAACGCCCTGTATCCGGCCACCCTCCACATTGTTGGCGGAGGATTTGTCTTTATCCTGATGGGAACCATCCTTCTTATACCAGCCTGCTTGCTGTT